A portion of the Manihot esculenta cultivar AM560-2 chromosome 2, M.esculenta_v8, whole genome shotgun sequence genome contains these proteins:
- the LOC110609596 gene encoding isocitrate dehydrogenase [NADP]: protein MAFEKIKVANPIVEMDGDEMTRVFWKSIKDKLIFPFLELDIKYFDLGLPHRDATDDKVTVESAEATLKYNVAIKCATITPDEARVKEFNLKQMWKSPNGTIRNILNGTVFREPIICKNVPRLVPGWSKPICIGRHAFGDQYRATDTVIKGAGKLKLVFVPEGQDEKTELEVFNFTGDGGVALSMYNTDESICAFAEASMNTAYQKKWPLYLSTKNTILKKYDGRFKDIFQEVYEANWKSKFEAAGIWYEHRLIDDMVAYALKSEGGYVWACKNYDGDVQSDFLAQGFGSLGLMTSVLVCPDGKTIEAEAAHGTVTRHYRVYQKGGETSTNSIASIFAWSRGLAHRAKLDDNERLLDFTQKLEAACIGAVESGKMTKDLALLIHGPKVTRDQYLNTEEFIDAVAAELKAKLGITE from the exons ATGGCTTTTGAGAAGATCAAGGTCGCCAACCCCATCGTTGAGATGGACG GAGATGAAATGACTCGGGTTTTCTGGAAATCAATCAAAGATAAG CTTATTTTCCCCTTCCTGGAGTTGGACATAAAATACTTTGACCTTGGCCTTCCCCATCGCGATGCCACTGATGACAAAGTTACAGTTGAAAGTGCAGAGGCTACCCTTAA GTACAATGTAGCAATCAAGTGTGCAACAATAACTCCAG ATGAAGCTCGTGTGAAGGAGTTTAACTTGAAGCAGATGTGGAAGAGTCCAAATGGGACAATTAGGAATATTTTAAATG GTACTGTTTTCAGAGAACCAATTATTTGCAAGAATGTTCCCCGGCTTGTCCCAG GTTGGTCAAAGCCGATTTGTATTGGAAGGCATGCATTTGGTGACCAATATCGAGCAACTGATACAGTTATTAAAGGAGCTGGCAAACTCAAATTGGTTTTCG TACCTGAAGGACAGGATGAGAAGACAGAGTTGGAGGTTTTCAACTTTACTGGTGATGGGGGGGTGGCATTGTCCATGTATAACACTGATGAG TCAATCTGCGCTTTTGCTGAGGCATCTATGAACACTGCTTACCAGAAAAAATGGCCACTTTATCTTAGCACAAAAAATACCATCCTTAAGAAGTATGATGGAAG ATTCAAGGACATTTTTCAGGAAGTCTATGAGGCCAACTGGAAGTCAAAGTTTGAGGCTGCTGGAATATG GTATGAACATCGGCTCATTGATGATATGGTGGCTTATGCTCTCAAGAGTGAAGGTGGTTACGTATGGGCATGCAAGAACTATGATGGAGATGTGCAGAGTGATTTCTTAGCTCAAG GTTTTGGATCACTTGGATTGATGACATCTGTACTG GTGTGCCCAGATGGAAAAACTATTGAAGCAGAGGCAGCCCATGGTACCGTAACTCGACATTACAGGGTTTATCAGAAAGGTGGTGAAACCAGCACAAACAGCATAGCTTCTATCTTTGCTTGGTCACGAGGTCTTGCACACAG GGCTAAGTTGGATGACAATGAAAGACTCTTGGATTTCACCCAGAAGCTTGAGGCAGCATGTATTGGAGCAGTGGAGTCTGGCAAGATGACCAAGGATCTTGCATTGCTTATTCATGGACCTAA GGTTACTCGGGACCAGTATCTCAATACTGAAGAATTCATTGATGCTGTGGCAGcagaactgaaagcaaaactTGGCATCACCGAATAA